The Sphaerospermopsis torques-reginae ITEP-024 genome has a window encoding:
- a CDS encoding sucrase ferredoxin, protein MNKFFCSDYSRQIGEEIIGSATNYQTYILVECPTPWMSEAFTSKWVPDNLRVLVSEVQRSKLPIRFLLIANDDSHRVKETTLLIYQKQEGLSHGYCKQEFKLPNIEQVAGVVRKWLSGGNPDFQVENNFTRDILICTHGSHDQCCARYGNPFYFHAKNTIAQLQFDHVRIWRSSHFGGHRFAPTAIDLPEARYYGVLDQESFRSILTRTGDIQILHKVYRGWGILPYVLQVLEREMIFSQGWNWFNNKVAGKILEQSMDNNTMLAELTYENPAGSVYTYQAKLVKDAVKTQVLKSSCHATQESLVVKYAVDNLVLVDRKVASYANNY, encoded by the coding sequence ATGAATAAGTTTTTTTGCTCAGACTACTCAAGACAAATAGGAGAAGAAATAATTGGTAGTGCAACCAACTACCAAACTTATATTTTAGTAGAATGTCCTACTCCTTGGATGTCAGAAGCATTTACTTCTAAATGGGTTCCTGATAATTTGCGGGTTTTAGTTTCTGAGGTGCAGCGTAGTAAATTACCGATTAGGTTTTTGTTAATTGCTAATGATGATTCACATAGAGTGAAAGAAACTACATTATTAATTTATCAAAAACAAGAAGGTTTAAGTCATGGCTACTGCAAACAAGAATTTAAATTACCAAATATTGAACAAGTAGCGGGAGTTGTGCGGAAATGGTTATCCGGTGGAAATCCTGATTTTCAAGTAGAAAATAATTTCACCAGAGATATTTTAATTTGTACACATGGTAGCCATGATCAATGTTGTGCGAGATATGGCAACCCTTTTTATTTTCATGCTAAAAATACTATTGCCCAATTGCAATTTGATCATGTAAGAATTTGGAGATCCAGCCATTTTGGCGGACATCGTTTTGCACCGACAGCTATAGATTTACCAGAAGCAAGATATTATGGTGTACTGGATCAAGAATCTTTCAGATCAATTTTAACTCGTACTGGTGATATTCAAATTTTGCATAAAGTTTATCGGGGTTGGGGAATTTTGCCCTATGTATTACAGGTTTTAGAAAGAGAAATGATTTTTAGTCAAGGATGGAATTGGTTTAATAATAAAGTAGCAGGTAAAATTTTAGAGCAAAGCATGGATAATAATACAATGTTAGCAGAGCTAACTTATGAAAATCCTGCTGGTTCTGTTTATACTTATCAGGCTAAACTGGTGAAAGATGCAGTGAAAACTCAAGTTTTAAAGAGTTCTTGTCATGCTACACAAGAATCATTAGTTGTGAAATATGCTGTAGATAATCTTGTTTTGGTTGATAGGAAAGTGGCTAGTTATGCGAATAATTATTAG
- a CDS encoding Mut7-C RNAse domain-containing protein has product MINEFHRCENCAQIYWKGSHYTRLQNFINEIMMNSHS; this is encoded by the coding sequence TTGATAAATGAATTTCATCGTTGTGAAAATTGCGCCCAAATTTATTGGAAAGGGTCACACTATACACGATTGCAAAACTTTATTAATGAGATAATGATGAATAGTCATAGTTAA
- a CDS encoding ROK family protein, with the protein MALILALDFGGTKLAAATVEAGSREWLRHENKLSPANADALSDIEIMRSLIDYVLDQRKPDAIGVSFGGPVDADTGMVRLSHHVPGWENIPLKLLLEEEYHAPVSIDNDANVAAIGEHRFGAGQGYDSLFYITISTGVGGGWILNNKPWQGAGGMAGEIGHIVVDPAGPVCLCGKRGCVERFASGPYIAQNAKELLEKQPPNSGGGTRGDILRQLVGNDLNLITGQIVSVAASNGDELAKAVLYKAAWALGVGIGNVANLMNPQRFVLGGGVTKAGDSFWATVRKIAQETALPEVNFEVVRAVLGDDAPLWGAVALGLDVMR; encoded by the coding sequence ATGGCATTAATATTAGCTCTTGATTTTGGTGGAACTAAACTAGCAGCAGCGACAGTAGAAGCAGGTTCTAGAGAATGGTTGCGTCATGAAAATAAACTTTCACCTGCCAATGCGGATGCTTTAAGTGATATAGAAATTATGCGATCGCTCATTGATTATGTATTAGATCAACGTAAGCCAGATGCCATTGGTGTTAGCTTTGGTGGACCAGTAGATGCAGACACAGGTATGGTGAGACTTTCCCATCATGTACCTGGTTGGGAAAACATTCCCCTCAAACTCTTGCTAGAAGAAGAATATCACGCCCCAGTCAGCATAGACAATGATGCTAACGTAGCCGCTATTGGTGAACATCGCTTTGGTGCAGGTCAAGGATACGACAGCTTATTTTACATTACCATTAGCACAGGAGTAGGCGGTGGTTGGATACTCAACAATAAACCCTGGCAAGGTGCAGGAGGAATGGCCGGAGAAATTGGCCATATAGTAGTAGATCCCGCAGGTCCAGTGTGCTTATGTGGAAAACGGGGATGTGTAGAACGTTTCGCATCTGGTCCTTATATTGCCCAAAATGCCAAAGAACTCTTGGAAAAACAACCTCCTAATTCTGGGGGAGGTACAAGAGGTGATATACTTAGACAGTTAGTAGGTAATGATTTAAACTTAATTACCGGGCAAATAGTCAGTGTAGCCGCATCAAATGGAGATGAACTAGCAAAAGCGGTATTATACAAAGCAGCTTGGGCGTTGGGAGTGGGTATTGGTAATGTTGCTAACTTAATGAACCCACAGAGGTTTGTATTAGGTGGTGGAGTGACAAAAGCCGGTGATAGTTTTTGGGCGACTGTACGCAAAATAGCCCAGGAAACCGCATTACCAGAGGTGAATTTTGAAGTTGTGCGGGCGGTTTTGGGAGATGATGCGCCATTGTGGGGGGCGGTGGCTTTGGGTTTGGATGTAATGAGGTAA
- a CDS encoding Uma2 family endonuclease, with protein sequence MVVSASTTNITWELLPEDFILDDEPVDNVNQPSLAAALTESLELAGKLPATALATTNYGICATVNGKFVIKAPDWAYVPQITVPREQIQRSYTPHKQGQIPTVVMEFLSDTEGSEYSSKRTYPPGKWFFYEQVLQVPNYIIFQPETGELEVHNLQETGSYKLRSLDDNNRYWLAEMELFIGVWQGKRENRQGYWLRWWDQDGNLLLWGSELVQQERLAKEAALKRLEELEKRLRDAGISD encoded by the coding sequence ATGGTTGTAAGTGCTTCCACCACCAATATTACCTGGGAACTCCTACCCGAAGACTTCATTTTAGACGATGAACCTGTGGATAATGTCAATCAACCCAGTCTAGCAGCAGCATTAACCGAAAGTTTAGAACTCGCTGGTAAACTGCCAGCAACAGCTTTAGCTACCACTAATTATGGCATCTGTGCCACCGTAAATGGCAAATTTGTCATCAAAGCCCCTGATTGGGCTTACGTGCCGCAAATTACCGTACCTAGAGAGCAAATTCAGCGCAGTTACACCCCCCATAAACAAGGACAAATTCCTACAGTGGTCATGGAATTTCTTTCCGATACAGAAGGAAGTGAATATTCCAGTAAACGCACCTATCCCCCAGGAAAATGGTTTTTTTATGAACAAGTTTTACAAGTTCCTAACTACATCATTTTTCAACCAGAAACCGGAGAATTAGAAGTACATAATTTGCAGGAAACCGGATCTTATAAATTACGTTCCCTTGATGATAATAACCGTTATTGGTTAGCAGAAATGGAACTATTTATAGGTGTATGGCAAGGAAAGCGCGAAAACCGTCAAGGTTACTGGTTACGCTGGTGGGATCAAGATGGTAATTTGTTACTTTGGGGTTCTGAGTTAGTGCAACAAGAACGACTTGCTAAAGAAGCCGCCTTAAAACGCCTTGAAGAATTAGAAAAACGTCTGCGAGATGCTGGCATTTCTGATTAA
- a CDS encoding phycobilisome rod-core linker polypeptide gives MTIPLLKYAPSSQNQRVKSFEIPGEEYPRIYTTEGTPDTAEIDQLIWAAYRQIFNEQQILVSNRQLALESQLKHKSITARDFIRGLLLSETFRLRNYNANNNYRFVEMCIQRVLGRNVYSKQETMAWSIVIGTKGLQGFIDALLNSEEYQSNFGDNTVPYQRRRIIAQHSIGELPFSQFPRYDQYHRQQLEDFGYFQAKAPVGHWWKQHKPPYNPVSLLMSSPLFFIEHLVFFAFIVYVILSYYGVISL, from the coding sequence ATGACTATTCCTCTACTAAAATACGCTCCATCCAGCCAAAACCAAAGAGTTAAAAGTTTTGAAATTCCTGGAGAAGAATATCCAAGAATTTACACCACAGAAGGAACACCTGACACCGCAGAAATTGATCAGTTAATTTGGGCTGCTTATCGTCAAATATTCAACGAACAACAAATTTTAGTTAGCAACCGTCAATTAGCTCTAGAATCCCAATTAAAACACAAAAGTATTACTGCTCGGGATTTTATTAGAGGATTGTTATTATCGGAAACATTCCGCTTACGTAACTACAACGCGAATAACAATTATAGATTCGTGGAAATGTGTATACAACGAGTTTTGGGCAGGAATGTTTACAGTAAACAAGAAACAATGGCCTGGTCTATTGTGATTGGGACTAAGGGTTTACAAGGTTTCATTGATGCACTGCTAAATAGTGAGGAGTATCAAAGTAATTTTGGTGATAATACAGTTCCCTATCAACGTCGAAGAATTATTGCACAACATAGTATAGGAGAGTTACCTTTTAGCCAATTTCCTCGTTATGATCAATACCATCGTCAACAACTAGAGGACTTTGGATATTTCCAAGCTAAAGCACCTGTAGGACATTGGTGGAAGCAGCACAAACCTCCTTATAATCCAGTTTCTTTATTGATGTCATCACCTCTTTTTTTCATAGAACATCTCGTCTTTTTT